Proteins encoded within one genomic window of Setaria italica strain Yugu1 chromosome IV, Setaria_italica_v2.0, whole genome shotgun sequence:
- the LOC101769617 gene encoding arogenate dehydrogenase 2, chloroplastic-like: MGRVNKLGQPINTGDLGHSHSRRRRLVCLFLLERKIIRSPPFRLVAHPEESMAASSSVRLHHQPSPSLRLPAPTNHQFLAARCRWRGHPGGAAAPPLRLRATGAAQPFDSSESPPRAVELEKREDQQQQQPRLKIAVVGFGNYGQFLARTLVAQGHTVLAHSRSDYSAVAAALGARFFPDPHDLCECHPDVVLLATSILSAEAVLRSLPVHRLRRNTLFVDVLSVKEFPKNLLLSSLPPDFDVICTHPMFGPESARDGWDGLPFVFDKVRVGDCPARRARAEAFLNIFEREGCRMVEMSCAEHDAHAAETQFLTHTVGRMLAMLELRSTPINTKGYETLLRLVDNTCSDSFDLYNGLFMYNKNSTELLNRLEWAMDSVKKRLFDGLHDVLRRQLFDFEGSPADPAELLVVGGDLYTDGDEGDADAVDGGSRGE; the protein is encoded by the coding sequence ATGGGCCGAGTTAATAAACTGGGCCAGCCCATTAATACAGGTGACCTAGGTCACTCTCACTCGCGCAGGCGTCGGCTCGTCTGCCTTTTTCTTCTCGAGAGAAAAATAATAAGATCGCCGCCGTTTCGTCTCGTCGCCCACCCAGAGGAGTCAATGGCGGCGTCTTCCTCcgtccgcctccaccaccagccaTCCCCCTCCCTCCGACTGCCCGCCCCCACCAACCATCAGTTCCTCGCGGCGAGATGCCGCTGGCGCGGGCatcccggcggcgcggcggctcctcccctccgcctccgcgccacGGGCGCCGCGCAGCCGTTTGACAGCAGCGAGTCGCCGCCCCGCGCGGTTGAGCTCGAGAAAAGGGaggatcagcagcagcagcagccgcgcctcAAGATCGCCGTGGTTGGGTTCGGCAACTACGGCCAGTTCCTGGCGCGCACGCTGGTGGCGCAGGGCCACACCGTCCTGGCCCACTCCCGCTCCGACtactccgccgtcgccgcggccctCGGCGCGCGCTTCTTCCCCGACCCGCACGATCTCTGCGAGTGCCACCCGGACGTGGTGCTCCTCGCCACCTCCATCCTCTCCGCCGAGGCCGTCCTCCGCTCGCTCCCcgtccaccgcctccgccgcaacACCCTCTTCGTCGACGTGCTCTCCGTCAAGGAGTTCCCCAAGAACCTCCTCCTCAGCTCCCTCCCCCCCGACTTCGATGTCATCTGCACCCACCCCATGTTCGGCCCGGAGTCCGCGCGCGACGGCTGGGACGGCCTCCCCTTCGTCTTCGACAAGGTCCGCGTCGGCGAttgccccgcccgccgcgcccgcgccgaggCCTTCCTCAACATCTTCGAGCGCGAGGGATGCCGGATGGTCGAAATGTCCTGCGCCGAGCACGACGCGCACGCCGCCGAGACCCAGTTCCTCACCCACACCGTCGGCCGGATGCTCGCCATGCTCGAGCTCCGCTCCACGCCCATCAACACCAAGGGCTACGAGACGCTGCTCCGGCTCGTCGACAACACCTGCAGTGACAGCTTCGACCTCTACAATGGCCTCTTCATGTACAACAAGAACTCCACCGAGCTGCTCAACCGCCTCGAATGGGCCATGGACTCCGTCAAGAAGAGGCTCTTCGACGGCCTCCACGACGTGCTCCGGAGGCAGCTGTTCGACTTCGAGGGCTCGCCGGCGGATCCCGCcgagctgctggtggtgggTGGCGATCTGTACACCGACGGCGACGAAGGTGACGCGGACGCCGTCGACGGCGGATCGAGAGGGGAATAA